A genomic stretch from Neomonachus schauinslandi chromosome 14, ASM220157v2, whole genome shotgun sequence includes:
- the ATP5F1A gene encoding ATP synthase subunit alpha, mitochondrial isoform X2 produces MLSVRVAAAVARALPRRAGLVSKNALGSSFIAARNLHASNTRLQKIGTAEVSSILEERILGADTSVDLEETGRVLSIGDGIARVHGLRNVQAEEMVEFSSGLKGMSLNLEPDNVGVVVFGNDKLIKEGDIVKRTGAIVDGPIGSKIRRRVGLKAPGIIPRISVREPMQTGIKAVDSLVPIGRGQRELIIGDRQTGKTSIAIDTIINQKRFNDGTDEKKKLYCIYVAIGQKRSTVAQLVKRLTDADAMKYTIVVSATASDAAPLQYLAPYSGCSMGEYFRDNGKHALIIYDDLSKQAVAYRQMSLLLRRPPGREAYPGDVFYLHSRLLERAAKMNDSFGGGSLTALPVIETQAGDVSAYIPTNVISITDGQIFLETELFYKGIRPAINVGLSVSRVGSAAQTRAMKQVAGTMKLELAQYREVAAFAQFGSDLDAATQQLLSRGVRLTELLKQGQYSPMAIEEQVAVIYAGVRGYLDKLEPSKITKFEHAFLAHVISQHQALLGNIRTDGKISEQSDAKLKEIVTNFLAGFEA; encoded by the exons ATGCTGTCCGTGCGCGTCGCCGCAGCCGTGGCCCGCGCCCTCCCTCGGCGGGCCGGGCTG GTCTCCAAAAATGCTTTGGGATCCTCCTTCATTGCTGCAAGGAACCTCCATGCCTCTAACACTCGTCTTCAGAAGATTG gCACTGCCGAAGTGTCCTCTATCCTTGAAGAGCGTATTCTTGGAGCTGATACCTCTGTTGACCTTGAAGAGACTGGGCGTGTCCTAAGCATTGGTGATGGTATTGCCCGTGTACATGGGCTGAGAAATGTTCAGGCAGAAGAAATGGTAGAGTTTTCTTCAGGTTTAAAG GGTATGTCTTTGAACTTGGAACCTGACAATGTTGGTGTTGTCGTGTTTGGAAATGATAAACTAATTAAGGAAGGAGATATTGTGAAGAGAACAGGGGCCATTGTGGAT GGTCCAATTGGTTCCAAGATCCGTAGGCGAGTTGGCCTGAAAGCCCCTGGGATCATTCCTCGAATCTCTGTGCGTGAACCAATGCAGACTGGTATTAAGGCTGTGGATAGCTTGGTGCCAATTGGTCGTGGTCAGCGTGAGCTGATTATTGGTGACCGACAGACTGG caaaacatcAATTGCTATTGACACAATCATTAACCAGAAACGTTTCAATGATGGAACTGATGAAAAGAAGAAGCTATACTGTATCTACGTTGCTATTGGTCAGAAGAGATCCACTGTTGCCCAGTTGGTGAAGAGACTTACAGATGCAG ATGCCATGAAGTACACCATTGTGGTTTCAGCTACTGCTTCTGATGCTGCTCCCCTTCAGTACCTGGCTCCTTACTCTGGCTGTTCTATGGGAGAATATTTTAGAGATAATGGCAAACATGCTTTGATCATCTATGATGACTTATCCAAACAG GCTGTTGCTTATCGTCAGATGTCTCTGCTGCTCCGTCGGCCCCCTGGTCGTGAGGCCTATCCTGGTGATGTGTTCTACCTACACTCCCGTCTGCTAGAGAGAGCAGCCAAAATGAACGATTCTTTTGGTGGTGGCTCCTTGACTGCTTTACCAGTCATAGAAACACAAGCTGGTGATGTGTCAGCTTACATTCCAACAAATGTCATTTCCATCACTGATGGACAg ATCTTCTTGGAAACAGAATTGTTCTACAAAGGTATCCGCCCTGCCATTAACGTTGGTTTGTCTGTGTCTCGTGTTGGATCTGCTGCCCAAACCAGGGCCATGAAGCAG gtGGCAGGGACCATGAAGCTGGAATTGGCTCAGTATCGCGAGGTTGCTGCTTTTGCCCAGTTCGGTTCTGACCTTGATGCTGCCACTCAGCAACTCCTGAGTCGTGGCGTGCGACTGACTGAGCTGCTGAAGCAAGGACAGTATT ctCCCATGGCCATTGAAGAACAAGTAGCTGTTATTTATGCTGGTGTAAGAGGGTATCTTGATAAATTGGAGCCCAGCAAGATCACAAAGTTTGAGCATGCTTTCCTGGCTCATGTTATCAGCCAGCACCAGGCCCTGTTGGGCAATATAAG gACTGATGGAAAGATCTCAGAACAGTCAGATGCTAAGCTAAAAGAGATTGTAACAAACTTCTTGGCTGGATTTGAAGCTTAA
- the ATP5F1A gene encoding ATP synthase subunit alpha, mitochondrial isoform X1 has product MLSVRVAAAVARALPRRAGLVSKNALGSSFIAARNLHASNTRLQKIGTAEVSSILEERILGADTSVDLEETGRVLSIGDGIARVHGLRNVQAEEMVEFSSGLKGMSLNLEPDNVGVVVFGNDKLIKEGDIVKRTGAIVDVPVGEELLGRVVDALGNAIDGKGPIGSKIRRRVGLKAPGIIPRISVREPMQTGIKAVDSLVPIGRGQRELIIGDRQTGKTSIAIDTIINQKRFNDGTDEKKKLYCIYVAIGQKRSTVAQLVKRLTDADAMKYTIVVSATASDAAPLQYLAPYSGCSMGEYFRDNGKHALIIYDDLSKQAVAYRQMSLLLRRPPGREAYPGDVFYLHSRLLERAAKMNDSFGGGSLTALPVIETQAGDVSAYIPTNVISITDGQIFLETELFYKGIRPAINVGLSVSRVGSAAQTRAMKQVAGTMKLELAQYREVAAFAQFGSDLDAATQQLLSRGVRLTELLKQGQYSPMAIEEQVAVIYAGVRGYLDKLEPSKITKFEHAFLAHVISQHQALLGNIRTDGKISEQSDAKLKEIVTNFLAGFEA; this is encoded by the exons ATGCTGTCCGTGCGCGTCGCCGCAGCCGTGGCCCGCGCCCTCCCTCGGCGGGCCGGGCTG GTCTCCAAAAATGCTTTGGGATCCTCCTTCATTGCTGCAAGGAACCTCCATGCCTCTAACACTCGTCTTCAGAAGATTG gCACTGCCGAAGTGTCCTCTATCCTTGAAGAGCGTATTCTTGGAGCTGATACCTCTGTTGACCTTGAAGAGACTGGGCGTGTCCTAAGCATTGGTGATGGTATTGCCCGTGTACATGGGCTGAGAAATGTTCAGGCAGAAGAAATGGTAGAGTTTTCTTCAGGTTTAAAG GGTATGTCTTTGAACTTGGAACCTGACAATGTTGGTGTTGTCGTGTTTGGAAATGATAAACTAATTAAGGAAGGAGATATTGTGAAGAGAACAGGGGCCATTGTGGATGTTCCAGTTGGCGAGGAGCTATTGGGCCGTGTTGTAGATGCCCTTGGTAATGCCATTGATGGAAAG GGTCCAATTGGTTCCAAGATCCGTAGGCGAGTTGGCCTGAAAGCCCCTGGGATCATTCCTCGAATCTCTGTGCGTGAACCAATGCAGACTGGTATTAAGGCTGTGGATAGCTTGGTGCCAATTGGTCGTGGTCAGCGTGAGCTGATTATTGGTGACCGACAGACTGG caaaacatcAATTGCTATTGACACAATCATTAACCAGAAACGTTTCAATGATGGAACTGATGAAAAGAAGAAGCTATACTGTATCTACGTTGCTATTGGTCAGAAGAGATCCACTGTTGCCCAGTTGGTGAAGAGACTTACAGATGCAG ATGCCATGAAGTACACCATTGTGGTTTCAGCTACTGCTTCTGATGCTGCTCCCCTTCAGTACCTGGCTCCTTACTCTGGCTGTTCTATGGGAGAATATTTTAGAGATAATGGCAAACATGCTTTGATCATCTATGATGACTTATCCAAACAG GCTGTTGCTTATCGTCAGATGTCTCTGCTGCTCCGTCGGCCCCCTGGTCGTGAGGCCTATCCTGGTGATGTGTTCTACCTACACTCCCGTCTGCTAGAGAGAGCAGCCAAAATGAACGATTCTTTTGGTGGTGGCTCCTTGACTGCTTTACCAGTCATAGAAACACAAGCTGGTGATGTGTCAGCTTACATTCCAACAAATGTCATTTCCATCACTGATGGACAg ATCTTCTTGGAAACAGAATTGTTCTACAAAGGTATCCGCCCTGCCATTAACGTTGGTTTGTCTGTGTCTCGTGTTGGATCTGCTGCCCAAACCAGGGCCATGAAGCAG gtGGCAGGGACCATGAAGCTGGAATTGGCTCAGTATCGCGAGGTTGCTGCTTTTGCCCAGTTCGGTTCTGACCTTGATGCTGCCACTCAGCAACTCCTGAGTCGTGGCGTGCGACTGACTGAGCTGCTGAAGCAAGGACAGTATT ctCCCATGGCCATTGAAGAACAAGTAGCTGTTATTTATGCTGGTGTAAGAGGGTATCTTGATAAATTGGAGCCCAGCAAGATCACAAAGTTTGAGCATGCTTTCCTGGCTCATGTTATCAGCCAGCACCAGGCCCTGTTGGGCAATATAAG gACTGATGGAAAGATCTCAGAACAGTCAGATGCTAAGCTAAAAGAGATTGTAACAAACTTCTTGGCTGGATTTGAAGCTTAA